The stretch of DNA CCCCGCCGACCCGGTCGGCCGGCGGGAGACGGTCCTCGGTGACGCCGAGGTCCTGTTGGTGCTCGGCGACGAGGACGTGGCCGCTGCGGGGGCATCCGAGGCGTGGCCCGAGGGGAACCTGCCGGTCGCCGGTTCGGCCGAGGACTCCGCGTACGTGATCTTCACCTCCGGCTCCACCGGGCGCCCCAAGGGCGTGGAGGTGGCACACCGCAACGTCGCCGCCCTCTTCGAGGCGGTTGCCGACAGGTTCGCCTTCGGTCCGCACGACGTGTGGACCGCGTTCCACTCCTACGCCTTCGACTTCTCCGTATGGGAGATGTGGGGAGCCCTGCTGTACGGGGGACGACTGGTGGTGGTACCCCTGGCGACCGCCAGGGCACCCGGGCACTTCGCCGAACTGCTGGTACGCGAGGAGGTCACCATCCTCAGCCAGACCCCGTCCGCGCTGGCCCAGCTCACCGCCGCGCTGGCCGAACTCCCCGCCCCCGCTGAGAAACTGCGGTGGGTGGTGCTGGGCGGCGAGGCGTTGCAGCCGCACCACGTCGCCCACTGGTTCGAGCGGGCCAAGGCCCCTGGGGCCCGCCTGTGCAACATGTACGGGATCACCGAGACCACCGTGCACGTGACCGCCCACGAGATCGACTCCCCGCGCGCCTTCGACCACAGCGTCATCGGCCGCCCCCTGCCGCACCTGTCCGTCGCGGTGCTCGATCCGCACGGCGCGCCGGTGCCGATCGGCGTGGTGGGGGAGATGGTGATCGGCGGGTCCGGCGTGGCCAAGGGGTACGTGGGCAATCCCGAACTGACCGCCCGGAGGTTCACTCCCGGGCCGGTGCTCCACGACGACTCACCGTGGTACCGCTCGGGCGACCTGGCCCGGTGGCGGGAGGACGGCACCCTGGAATACCGGGGCCGCGGCGACGACCAGGTGAAAATCCGCGGCTTCCGGGTCGAGCCGGGCGAGATCCGCCACGCCCTCCTCGCGCACCCGCGCGTCGAGGACTGCGCGGTGGTCGCGCACCACGAACGGGACACCCCGCCCTACCTGGTCGCCTACGTGGTGGGCCTGGCCGGCTCCGCCGAGGTCCGCGCCTTCCTCGGCTCCCGGCTCGCCGCCCACCTGATGCCCTCCATCATCATGTCGCTGGACGCACTGCCGCTCACCTCCAACGGCAAGGTGGACCTGCGCGCACTGCCCGACCCCCGGGCCGAACGGGAGGCCGAGCACACCGCACCGGGCACGGAGGCGGAGCGGCTGGTCGCTGAGGCGTGGCAGGAGGTACTCGGCCTGGAGGACGTCGGCAGGGAGGACAACTTCTTCTCCCTCGGCGGCGACTCCATCCGCAGCGTCCAGGTGGCGGGCATGCTCCGCGAACACGGGTACGAGCTGGACCTGGAGGCGTTCTTCACCACCCCGGTACTGGCCGAACTGGCGCCCCGGCTGCGACGGGCGGACGCGATCACCGACACCGGCGGCCCGGTGCCCTTCGCGCTGGTCCCCGCGGCCGACCGCGACTACCTTCCGGCCGGACTGGACGACGCCTACCCCATGACCTCCATGCAGCTCGCCATGGTCTACCACATGGAGGCGGACCCGGGGCGCCGTCCTTACCAGAACGTCAACAGCTACCGGATGTCGGGTGCGTTCGACGAGCGGGCGTTCGCCGCCGCCCTCACCGAGGTCACGCACCGGCACCCGGTGCTGCGTACCGGTTTCGACGTGGTCTCCTTCAGCCGTCCGATGCAACTGGTCCACCGGGACACGCCGGTGCCCCTGGTCGTCGAGGACCTGCGTGCCCTGGGCGAGTCCGCGCAACTGGCCCGTGTCGAGGAGCGGGCGCTCCAGGAGTGGGCCGTCCCCTTCGACCTCGCCACCGCTCCCTTGCTGCGGGTCCTCGTCCAGCGCCTGGCCGAGGACGTCTACCAACTCACCCTGGTCGAGCACCACGCCATCCTGGACGGCTGGAGCTTCACCTCGCTCTTCACCGAACTGCTGGAGCGGCACGCCGCACTGCGCGACGATCCGACGAGCCCTCCGGCGCCCGCGCCCACCTCCCTCTTCCGGGACTATGTGGCCCTGGAGGCCGCCGCCCAGGAGTCAGCGGCGTCCCGGGAGTTCTGGGAGCGGCGGATGTCCGGCGTGCGCCCGACCCGGCTGGGCACCGCACCGCGGCGCGCGGAGGGACGCGGGGCCGACACGGGCGTGCTGGAGTGTCTGCTGCCGGCCACGCTGGCCGCTCACGTGCCGGTGTTCGCCGCGGCCAACGGGGTCGGTGCGAAGAGTGTCGCGCTGTCCGCGCACATTGCGGCGGTCTCCCGACTGGCCGGTGCCCACGAGGTGGTGACCGGGCTGACGGTCAACGGAAGACTGGAGGACGGGGCCGGTACGGAGGCCCGCGGTGTCTTCCTGAACACCGTCCCGCTGCGCGTACCGCTGGAAGGGGAGACCTGGACCTCCCTGGTGCGCGAGGTGCACCGGCAGGAGAGCGAGATCGTGCCGCACCGCAGGACGCCGTACGGCGAGATCGCCCGGCACTTGGCCGATCCCACCCTGGATTGCAGCTTCACCTTCAACCGGTTCCACGCCCTGGGCCGGCTCTCCTCCACACATACCCGCATCGTGGACCAGCGGCTCGGCGTGGAGCCGACGGTACGCCGGGAGCCCAACCACTTCGCCTTGAACGTGGCCTTCGTCCAGGACCCGACGTCCGACCGCTCCCTGCTGATCGTGGACAGCGCGGACAGTTCGGTGACGGACCGGCAGA from Streptomyces tsukubensis encodes:
- a CDS encoding non-ribosomal peptide synthetase; the encoded protein is MSASWQPIIRTGGTTAPLSAGQRSLWFLDRRAPGTATYNLPWVQRLRGRLDPALVERALRGVVERHEVLRTVFSPALGEPRQVVRPEADVPFTVRDLTDEPDPETRSAQLLHEVVRRPFDLEKGPLLRGCLLRTGQDQWALAVVFHHIVWDELSTSVFERELVELYDAAEHGRPPGLAPLPVHFADYARWQRGRMTGSAYERELNYWDKRLGDAPKSSVLPADRRRPAAQTFRGATATVPLSEGLLDRTRDLAQQEGVTGFMVLLAAFATLMHRHSGQADLVVGTPVAGRDRLELEGLLGYFVNMLALRIDLGAEPTFRQLLDRVRDTVLEDFDHQDVPFEAVVDRVTTDRSAGHSPLVQVVFGYHTSRGADRLRIGDAVGSPLPTDTGTAKFDLIWSVCDEDAGASIEVEYNTDLFDEATVVRMAGRYVRLMEAVTADPETGVGVVDLLTDEDRVVVEPVAAPRTPVGARLHETFERVAAEHPGRTAVSQDGQHLTYAELNSRANRLARYLQSRGVKRGDRVGLSLERGPAQVEAVLAVLKAGAAYVPVNPADPVGRRETVLGDAEVLLVLGDEDVAAAGASEAWPEGNLPVAGSAEDSAYVIFTSGSTGRPKGVEVAHRNVAALFEAVADRFAFGPHDVWTAFHSYAFDFSVWEMWGALLYGGRLVVVPLATARAPGHFAELLVREEVTILSQTPSALAQLTAALAELPAPAEKLRWVVLGGEALQPHHVAHWFERAKAPGARLCNMYGITETTVHVTAHEIDSPRAFDHSVIGRPLPHLSVAVLDPHGAPVPIGVVGEMVIGGSGVAKGYVGNPELTARRFTPGPVLHDDSPWYRSGDLARWREDGTLEYRGRGDDQVKIRGFRVEPGEIRHALLAHPRVEDCAVVAHHERDTPPYLVAYVVGLAGSAEVRAFLGSRLAAHLMPSIIMSLDALPLTSNGKVDLRALPDPRAEREAEHTAPGTEAERLVAEAWQEVLGLEDVGREDNFFSLGGDSIRSVQVAGMLREHGYELDLEAFFTTPVLAELAPRLRRADAITDTGGPVPFALVPAADRDYLPAGLDDAYPMTSMQLAMVYHMEADPGRRPYQNVNSYRMSGAFDERAFAAALTEVTHRHPVLRTGFDVVSFSRPMQLVHRDTPVPLVVEDLRALGESAQLARVEERALQEWAVPFDLATAPLLRVLVQRLAEDVYQLTLVEHHAILDGWSFTSLFTELLERHAALRDDPTSPPAPAPTSLFRDYVALEAAAQESAASREFWERRMSGVRPTRLGTAPRRAEGRGADTGVLECLLPATLAAHVPVFAAANGVGAKSVALSAHIAAVSRLAGAHEVVTGLTVNGRLEDGAGTEARGVFLNTVPLRVPLEGETWTSLVREVHRQESEIVPHRRTPYGEIARHLADPTLDCSFTFNRFHALGRLSSTHTRIVDQRLGVEPTVRREPNHFALNVAFVQDPTSDRSLLIVDSADSSVTDRQIEGYVADFFTAIQRMAEVPDSLVTAWRGGEEHR